A section of the Acidimicrobiales bacterium genome encodes:
- a CDS encoding VanZ family protein, whose protein sequence is MRTAARLAALGWLAIVFAITLSPHNTNTQARGDRAVAAAKSVRHQVDLPTPKLPSRIQARETDLIGNVLLFVPLGFLAVVAFPQHRKAIAVAGPLLSGAIETFQMGYLPHRHATLGDVFTNSTGHYAGMAAAIVVLAAARRRTAAVRT, encoded by the coding sequence ATGCGCACCGCGGCCCGTCTCGCAGCGCTGGGCTGGCTCGCCATCGTGTTCGCCATCACGCTGTCGCCGCACAACACGAACACGCAAGCCCGCGGGGACCGCGCCGTGGCCGCCGCCAAGAGCGTGCGCCACCAGGTCGACCTCCCGACGCCGAAGCTGCCATCGCGCATCCAGGCACGCGAAACCGACCTGATCGGCAACGTCTTGCTGTTCGTCCCGCTGGGCTTCCTGGCCGTCGTGGCCTTCCCCCAGCACCGGAAGGCGATCGCCGTCGCCGGGCCGCTGCTGTCGGGCGCGATCGAGACGTTCCAGATGGGCTACCTGCCGCATCGTCACGCCACGCTCGGCGACGTCTTCACCAACTCGACGGGTCACTACGCCGGGATGGCGGCCGCGATCGTGGTGCTAGCTGCCGCACGCCGGCGCACGGCGGCGGTGCGGACTTAG
- a CDS encoding DUF4012 domain-containing protein produces MSDNTETFFEDWEPQDPAPTSFETAPAPDELPPVLTTSLPAAAQEFRPNWRRRILLGALGAYLLALAFVLVSGFEALSNAQAHISATKTELSIANLGADDLPGAEAAADSMHRAHTMFASPVVWPLRLLPVVGRQLRVVDKLSRAGELVVRVGIDARNAAKPVAAESTQDGASRLRVLAATQRIAHDSVQRLSKVDLGPSDHLIRPLADTRAKFAAELNRIGDLLERTDTGTSGLAAFLKGPAHYAVFAANNSEMRAGSGMYLQAATLDVANGEFHLGPMKSIYDLPPAPNDVPLEYDFLRLWGTQAPGSDYRFVNMTPRFPTSAALLQRMWAASGAGPVDGVLVLDPVAVVDLMKVTGDVSTGGHTVSAGNALGLFLHDQYLTFPTETKQNNAVRRDFLDDVVQQVFEQVNSAKTSQQDLGQALGAAASGRHVLAWAADNKVERGWDALGVSGTLPDQSVAFALQNRGGNKLDYFQSIAATARATISRAGSDVTMEFAIRNAAPTNEPAYIVGPQPGSIVDQPGVYVGIASVNLPKAATHVRFSGGDYALVNGPDGNTQVVSQWVRIDPGKTRRLRLSFRLPPGTRSLFVAPSARQPSILWHIGQISWYDTNGRVIHW; encoded by the coding sequence ATGTCCGACAACACGGAAACCTTCTTCGAGGACTGGGAGCCGCAGGATCCCGCGCCCACGTCGTTCGAAACGGCGCCGGCGCCCGACGAGCTTCCGCCGGTACTCACCACGTCGCTCCCCGCCGCCGCCCAGGAGTTCCGGCCGAACTGGCGTCGCCGCATCCTTCTCGGTGCGCTGGGCGCGTACCTCCTGGCCCTCGCCTTCGTGCTCGTCAGCGGATTCGAGGCGCTGAGCAACGCCCAAGCGCACATCTCGGCCACCAAGACCGAGTTGAGCATCGCCAATCTGGGCGCCGACGACCTCCCCGGCGCTGAAGCCGCCGCCGACTCGATGCACCGGGCGCACACGATGTTCGCCTCGCCGGTCGTGTGGCCGCTCCGGTTGCTTCCGGTGGTCGGACGGCAGCTGCGGGTCGTGGACAAGCTGTCGCGCGCCGGCGAGCTCGTCGTGCGCGTGGGCATCGACGCCCGCAACGCCGCCAAACCGGTGGCCGCCGAGAGCACGCAAGACGGCGCCTCGCGGCTGCGCGTGCTGGCGGCCACCCAGCGCATCGCCCACGACAGCGTGCAGCGCCTGTCGAAGGTCGACCTGGGTCCGTCGGATCACCTCATCAGGCCGCTGGCCGACACGCGGGCCAAGTTCGCCGCCGAACTCAACCGCATCGGCGACTTGCTCGAACGCACCGATACGGGCACGTCCGGTCTGGCGGCGTTCCTCAAGGGCCCGGCGCATTACGCCGTCTTCGCCGCCAACAACTCCGAAATGCGGGCCGGATCGGGCATGTATCTCCAGGCCGCCACCCTCGACGTGGCCAACGGCGAGTTCCACCTCGGGCCGATGAAGTCGATCTACGACCTGCCGCCGGCGCCGAACGACGTGCCGCTCGAATACGACTTCCTGCGGCTGTGGGGAACGCAGGCGCCGGGGTCGGACTACCGCTTCGTCAACATGACGCCGCGCTTCCCGACGTCGGCCGCGCTGCTCCAGCGCATGTGGGCCGCTTCGGGCGCAGGGCCCGTCGACGGCGTGCTCGTGCTCGACCCGGTCGCCGTCGTCGATCTCATGAAGGTGACGGGCGACGTGAGCACCGGCGGCCACACCGTCAGTGCCGGCAATGCGTTGGGCCTGTTCCTGCACGACCAGTACCTGACGTTTCCGACCGAGACGAAGCAGAACAACGCGGTGCGCCGCGACTTCCTGGACGACGTGGTGCAGCAGGTCTTCGAACAGGTCAACTCGGCCAAGACGAGCCAGCAGGACCTCGGCCAGGCGCTCGGCGCAGCCGCCAGTGGGCGCCACGTGCTGGCGTGGGCGGCAGACAACAAGGTCGAACGCGGCTGGGACGCGCTCGGCGTGTCGGGCACGCTGCCCGATCAGTCGGTCGCGTTTGCGCTCCAGAACCGCGGCGGCAACAAACTCGACTACTTCCAGTCGATCGCGGCGACGGCGCGCGCCACCATCAGCCGCGCCGGCAGCGACGTCACGATGGAGTTCGCCATTCGAAACGCCGCGCCGACCAACGAGCCGGCGTACATCGTGGGACCCCAGCCGGGCTCCATCGTCGACCAGCCGGGCGTGTACGTCGGCATCGCATCGGTCAACCTGCCCAAAGCGGCGACCCACGTGCGCTTCAGCGGCGGCGACTACGCACTGGTGAACGGGCCCGACGGCAACACGCAGGTGGTGTCGCAATGGGTGCGCATCGATCCCGGAAAGACGCGGCGGCTTCGTCTCTCGTTCCGCCTGCCACCGGGTACGCGTTCGCTGTTCGTTGCGCCGTCGGCGCGACAACCGTCTATTCTCTGGCACATCGGACAAATCTCGTGGTACGACACAAATGGCCGCGTAATACATTGGTAG
- a CDS encoding sugar transferase — translation MDIVGGALLSLAAVPLIAVGTVVVMVTLRTTSPFFTQTRIGRNGRELRFPKLRTMPRSMPAYALKTEVSFDHLPRPMKFLRRMHIDELPQLFLVVTGALSLVGPRPKMPDAVEPVDAAYGAARVRVRQGCTGLWQISTAKSLLPKDHPEYDLFYVEHQSLRLDLWILWRTLMHGLRLTNLITLDDVPAWTLRQGATRRNAPVLDLTPGKESHQRANA, via the coding sequence GTGGACATCGTTGGAGGCGCCCTCCTCAGTCTCGCCGCCGTCCCGCTGATCGCAGTGGGAACGGTGGTCGTGATGGTGACCCTGCGCACCACCTCGCCGTTCTTCACCCAGACGCGCATCGGCCGCAACGGGCGCGAGCTGCGCTTCCCCAAGCTGCGCACGATGCCGCGCTCCATGCCGGCGTACGCGCTCAAGACCGAAGTGTCCTTCGATCATCTCCCGCGGCCGATGAAGTTCCTGCGCCGCATGCATATCGACGAACTGCCCCAGCTGTTCCTCGTCGTGACCGGGGCGCTGTCGCTCGTGGGACCGCGCCCGAAGATGCCCGACGCCGTCGAACCCGTCGACGCGGCGTACGGCGCCGCTCGCGTCCGCGTTCGCCAGGGATGCACCGGCCTGTGGCAAATAAGCACGGCCAAGTCGCTGCTACCCAAGGACCATCCGGAGTACGACCTGTTCTACGTCGAGCACCAGTCGCTGCGTCTCGACCTGTGGATCCTCTGGCGCACTCTCATGCACGGGCTGCGCCTCACGAACCTCATCACGCTCGACGACGTGCCGGCGTGGACGCTGCGCCAAGGGGCGACACGCCGGAACGCACCGGTGCTCGACCTCACGCCGGGTAAGGAGTCGCACCAGCGCGCCAACGCGTAG
- a CDS encoding AMP-binding protein — translation MDAVVLTSADAERLQAGLAGALVRDGVRPGDRVAFVPGDPGLTAERLCFVLGALRAGIIPVVLNALLTERERAELLADADAARVLTDADLVAGPPVDLADVPLGRPMLYTSGTTGVPKGVWSGVLSESDARALQGEENAQWGFVADDVHLVCGNVHHSAPLRYASGTLLAGGTVVLPGKFDAATQLRAIEQFAPTSSFMAPVHLHRLIDLAGDDPTPFKRFRLLAHAGAPTSDAVKRRAIATLPSGSVWEFYGATECQFTACSTDDWLAHPGTVGRARPGRTLRIAEDGVIWCTPPAYARFTYWNDPVKTAAAWDGDAFTVGDLGRLSDDGYLFLEGRRDDLILSGGVNVYPAEIERVLLAIDGVDDAAVFPREDDDWGQRVCAAYAGAAPVDLVVSELRANLAGYKNPKEIHRVADIPRSPNGKIRRSLLASDLGLD, via the coding sequence GTGGACGCGGTAGTCCTCACTTCCGCCGACGCGGAACGACTCCAAGCCGGCCTCGCCGGCGCCCTGGTGCGCGACGGCGTGCGCCCCGGCGACCGCGTGGCGTTCGTGCCCGGTGACCCCGGCCTCACCGCCGAGCGCCTCTGTTTCGTGCTCGGCGCGCTGCGCGCCGGGATCATCCCCGTCGTCCTCAACGCGTTGCTCACCGAACGCGAGCGCGCCGAACTGCTCGCCGATGCCGACGCGGCGCGCGTGCTCACCGACGCCGACCTCGTCGCCGGGCCTCCTGTCGACCTGGCCGACGTGCCGCTCGGGCGCCCGATGCTCTACACGTCGGGCACGACCGGCGTGCCCAAGGGCGTGTGGAGCGGCGTGCTGTCGGAGTCCGACGCCCGGGCGCTGCAGGGCGAAGAGAACGCGCAGTGGGGCTTCGTCGCCGACGACGTGCACCTCGTGTGCGGCAACGTCCACCACTCGGCGCCGCTGCGCTACGCCAGCGGCACGCTGCTCGCCGGGGGCACCGTGGTGTTGCCCGGCAAGTTCGACGCCGCCACGCAGCTGCGTGCCATCGAGCAGTTCGCGCCCACGTCGAGCTTCATGGCGCCCGTCCACCTCCATCGCCTCATCGACTTGGCGGGCGACGATCCGACGCCGTTCAAGCGCTTCCGCCTCCTCGCCCACGCCGGCGCGCCCACGAGCGACGCCGTCAAGCGCCGCGCCATCGCCACGCTGCCCTCCGGCAGCGTGTGGGAGTTCTACGGCGCCACCGAGTGCCAGTTCACCGCCTGCTCGACCGACGACTGGTTGGCGCACCCCGGCACCGTCGGTCGTGCCCGTCCCGGCCGCACCCTGCGCATCGCCGAGGACGGTGTCATCTGGTGCACGCCGCCCGCCTACGCCCGCTTCACCTACTGGAACGACCCGGTGAAGACGGCGGCGGCCTGGGACGGCGACGCCTTCACCGTCGGCGACCTCGGCCGCTTGAGCGACGACGGCTACCTCTTCCTCGAAGGCCGCCGCGACGACCTCATCCTGTCGGGTGGCGTGAACGTCTACCCCGCCGAGATCGAGCGCGTGCTGCTGGCCATCGACGGCGTCGACGACGCGGCCGTGTTCCCCCGCGAGGACGACGACTGGGGCCAGCGGGTGTGCGCGGCCTACGCCGGTGCCGCGCCCGTCGACCTCGTCGTCAGCGAACTGCGCGCCAACCTCGCGGGCTACAAGAACCCGAAAGAGATCCACCGGGTCGCGGACATTCCGCGCTCGCCCAACGGCAAGATCCGCCGGTCGCTCCTGGCCTCTGACCTGGGGCTCGACTGA
- a CDS encoding NAD-dependent succinate-semialdehyde dehydrogenase — MPLAVHNPATGEQLTEVATFDVDDVPAIVARADAAQKDWAKVAPRERAEILRACWQAMLDNEDYLARLITSENGKPIADGHAEVKYAAEFFRWNSEEAVRIDGEVGSLPNGTGRKIVLRQPIGVVLAVTPWNFPAAMLTRKLAPALAAGCSVIAKPASLTPITAVRLADIFKDTGLPADVFQVVPTTNTGGIVKAFLDQDPVRKLSFTGSTPVGATLLELAAPRVVSCAMELGGNAPFLVLGDADVDAAIEAALVAKLRHNSQTCTAANRFYVAEPVLDAFTDALVARFEKLVVGNGIDPDTEVGPLIDQKSFEKVDELVRSAVDAGAIAATGGKRLDGTFYAPTVLTGVAPDNPILREEIFGPVAPIVAVPDDDARMLALANDSDVGLAGYVAGGDFARCLSVAERLEVGMVGVNRGIVSDPSTPFGGVKGSGIGREGAHEGVLTFTEAKLIATEWTR, encoded by the coding sequence ATGCCCCTCGCAGTGCACAACCCGGCCACCGGCGAGCAGTTGACGGAGGTCGCCACCTTCGACGTCGACGACGTGCCGGCGATCGTCGCCCGCGCCGACGCGGCGCAAAAGGACTGGGCCAAGGTGGCGCCGCGCGAGCGCGCCGAGATCCTCCGGGCGTGCTGGCAGGCGATGCTCGACAACGAGGACTACCTGGCGCGCCTGATCACGTCGGAGAACGGCAAGCCGATCGCCGATGGCCACGCCGAGGTCAAGTACGCGGCCGAGTTCTTCCGCTGGAACTCCGAAGAGGCGGTGCGCATCGACGGCGAGGTCGGTTCGCTGCCCAACGGCACCGGGCGCAAGATCGTGCTGCGCCAACCGATCGGCGTCGTGCTGGCGGTCACGCCGTGGAACTTCCCTGCCGCCATGCTGACCCGCAAGCTCGCACCTGCGCTCGCCGCCGGTTGTTCCGTCATCGCCAAGCCGGCGTCGCTGACGCCGATCACCGCGGTGCGCCTCGCCGACATCTTCAAGGACACCGGCCTGCCCGCCGACGTCTTCCAGGTCGTGCCCACGACCAACACCGGCGGCATCGTCAAGGCGTTTCTCGACCAGGACCCGGTGCGCAAGCTGTCCTTCACCGGCTCCACACCCGTCGGCGCCACGCTGCTCGAACTCGCGGCGCCCCGCGTCGTGAGCTGTGCCATGGAACTGGGCGGCAACGCGCCGTTCCTCGTGCTGGGCGACGCCGACGTCGACGCCGCCATCGAAGCCGCACTGGTGGCCAAGCTGCGCCACAACAGCCAGACGTGCACCGCCGCCAACCGCTTCTACGTCGCCGAACCCGTGCTCGACGCCTTCACCGACGCGCTCGTCGCCCGCTTCGAGAAGCTCGTGGTCGGCAACGGCATCGACCCCGACACCGAGGTCGGCCCGCTCATCGACCAGAAGTCGTTCGAAAAAGTCGACGAGTTGGTGCGCAGCGCGGTCGACGCCGGCGCGATCGCAGCGACGGGCGGCAAACGCCTGGACGGCACCTTCTACGCACCGACGGTGCTGACGGGGGTGGCGCCCGACAACCCGATCCTGCGCGAGGAGATCTTCGGGCCGGTCGCCCCGATCGTCGCCGTGCCCGACGACGACGCCCGCATGCTCGCCCTCGCCAACGACTCCGACGTCGGCCTCGCCGGCTACGTCGCCGGTGGCGACTTCGCCCGCTGCCTCTCCGTGGCCGAGCGCCTCGAGGTCGGCATGGTCGGAGTCAACCGCGGCATCGTGTCGGACCCCTCGACGCCCTTCGGCGGCGTGAAGGGATCGGGCATCGGCCGCGAGGGCGCCCACGAAGGCGTGCTGACGTTCACCGAAGCGAAACTCATCGCCACCGAGTGGACGCGGTAG
- a CDS encoding AarF/UbiB family protein produces the protein MIDDFRGPFADGPPPAALEIDAPDVTHIGARDLLRAVVVQFTIVWCVTRAVVVWVFARRGRTVVRAACDGLVDAFERLGPTFVKAGQLITSSPGVFPAPLADACKRCLDEVPPFPSEEVRKVISEDLGHEPHALFLKFDESPLASASIAQVHAVVLPDGREAVLKIQRPGVRHTMNSDLRNLYFLARLAEHTKLGKRLQPTKFVADMHLVSNQEVNCALEAHRQARYRAHIDDYGDNPDITAPEVYWDYCGPRVICMERMYGVPIDSFDVFEQRGIDGELLLRKGLKVAFEAMLVHGPFHGDVHAGNIWVLDDGRAAFLDFGLMGELPDRWKSLMTDLLKTIQIDDDWARVVRNYKDVGVLSEDVGSDEEVGARLQMVMGPMLTLGAAEVDLGTVMKQQIELAESMGATAPQELMLVSKQVFYFERYVKGLAPEYQMMTDLYLTKNVIPEAKAVAEARGVTFPT, from the coding sequence ATGATCGACGACTTCCGCGGCCCGTTCGCCGACGGCCCGCCGCCCGCCGCGCTCGAGATCGACGCGCCCGACGTCACCCACATCGGCGCCCGTGACCTGCTGCGCGCCGTCGTGGTCCAGTTCACCATCGTGTGGTGCGTCACCCGGGCCGTGGTGGTGTGGGTATTCGCCCGTCGCGGCCGCACCGTCGTGCGCGCCGCGTGCGACGGCCTCGTCGACGCCTTCGAGCGGCTCGGGCCGACGTTCGTCAAAGCGGGCCAACTCATCACCTCGTCGCCCGGGGTGTTCCCGGCGCCGCTGGCGGACGCGTGCAAGCGCTGCCTCGACGAGGTGCCGCCCTTCCCGTCCGAGGAAGTGCGCAAGGTCATCAGCGAGGACCTCGGTCACGAACCGCACGCCCTGTTCCTCAAGTTCGACGAGTCGCCGTTGGCGAGCGCGTCGATCGCCCAGGTGCACGCCGTCGTGCTGCCCGACGGCCGGGAGGCGGTACTCAAGATCCAGCGCCCGGGCGTGCGCCACACCATGAACAGCGACCTGCGCAACCTCTACTTCCTGGCGCGCCTGGCGGAGCACACCAAGCTCGGCAAGCGGCTGCAGCCGACGAAGTTCGTCGCCGACATGCACCTGGTTTCGAACCAGGAGGTGAACTGCGCACTCGAAGCACACCGCCAGGCGCGCTACCGCGCTCACATCGACGACTACGGCGACAACCCCGACATCACCGCGCCCGAGGTGTACTGGGACTACTGCGGCCCGCGGGTCATCTGCATGGAGCGCATGTACGGCGTCCCGATCGACTCGTTCGACGTGTTCGAACAGCGCGGCATCGACGGCGAGTTGCTGTTGCGCAAGGGACTGAAGGTCGCGTTCGAAGCCATGCTCGTGCACGGTCCGTTCCACGGCGACGTGCACGCCGGCAACATCTGGGTGCTCGACGACGGGCGCGCCGCGTTCCTCGACTTCGGCCTCATGGGCGAGTTGCCCGACCGCTGGAAGTCGCTGATGACCGACCTCCTCAAGACGATCCAGATCGACGATGACTGGGCGCGCGTCGTGCGGAACTACAAGGACGTCGGCGTCCTCTCCGAAGACGTCGGCTCCGACGAAGAAGTCGGCGCCCGCCTGCAGATGGTGATGGGCCCGATGCTCACGCTCGGCGCCGCGGAGGTCGACCTCGGCACGGTGATGAAGCAGCAGATCGAACTCGCCGAGTCGATGGGCGCCACTGCGCCGCAGGAACTGATGCTGGTGTCGAAGCAGGTCTTCTACTTCGAGCGCTACGTCAAGGGCCTTGCCCCCGAGTACCAGATGATGACGGACCTCTATCTCACGAAGAACGTCATCCCGGAGGCCAAGGCCGTCGCCGAAGCCCGCGGCGTCACCTTCCCGACCTAA
- a CDS encoding oxygenase MpaB family protein, translating to MTKTIVQRRATDVRIYGAAGYALCLQVAHPTIAAGVRDHSNYVTDPWGRFVGTADFVNLLVYGRSEQVTAATRGLREMHKRIRGTDLDGTKYSALEPSAYAWVHATLAEAIVRGHDVFGSRLRPGEKQDFWTEWLRLGALMGVREGDLPDTWDGFQGYLRTMIDDVLVHTDVIDAVQSKAADAVGGSPMPWIPPRVWGYAGRPLGKLGAFLARGTMGPELRAKFDIPWSRAQQQRFESIAALSRRARPVMLPPLRHAGPLALKLRRREITKGPFA from the coding sequence ATGACGAAGACGATCGTCCAGCGCCGCGCCACCGACGTGCGCATCTATGGCGCCGCCGGCTACGCGCTGTGCTTGCAGGTGGCGCATCCCACGATCGCCGCCGGGGTGCGCGACCACTCGAACTACGTGACGGATCCGTGGGGCCGCTTCGTCGGCACCGCCGACTTCGTCAACCTGCTGGTGTACGGGCGGTCGGAGCAGGTGACCGCCGCGACCCGCGGCTTGCGCGAGATGCACAAGCGCATCCGCGGTACCGACCTCGACGGCACGAAGTACTCGGCGCTCGAGCCGTCCGCCTACGCGTGGGTGCACGCCACGCTCGCCGAAGCAATCGTGCGGGGCCACGACGTGTTCGGCAGCCGGCTGCGGCCCGGCGAGAAGCAGGACTTCTGGACGGAGTGGCTGCGCCTCGGCGCGCTCATGGGCGTGCGCGAGGGCGACCTGCCCGACACGTGGGACGGCTTCCAGGGCTACCTGCGCACCATGATCGACGACGTGCTCGTGCACACCGACGTGATCGACGCCGTGCAGTCGAAGGCGGCCGACGCCGTCGGTGGTTCGCCCATGCCGTGGATCCCCCCGCGGGTGTGGGGCTATGCCGGGCGCCCGCTCGGCAAGCTGGGCGCGTTCCTCGCCCGCGGCACGATGGGACCCGAGTTGCGCGCCAAGTTCGACATCCCGTGGAGCCGCGCCCAACAGCAGCGCTTCGAGAGCATCGCCGCGCTCTCGCGCCGGGCGCGCCCGGTGATGCTGCCGCCGTTGCGCCACGCCGGCCCGCTGGCGCTCAAACTGCGCCGGCGCGAGATCACCAAAGGACCCTTCGCATGA
- a CDS encoding TetR/AcrR family transcriptional regulator: MLTVTSSDASAPADITTDRILDAAYDELLHFGVKGVSVEDIAKRVGVARVTIYRRFANKDALLAAVALREGQRLLARVDAALDEHASVEEQVVEGFTVAFQAIRNHPIVKRMLTREPELVTGFLSTETAAIVALPRDYIAAHLAQRRPELDARPVAELIVRLGASFVLLPDSVIKLKTAADIRTFARTYLVPLVTP; encoded by the coding sequence ATGCTCACTGTTACATCGTCAGACGCGTCGGCACCGGCCGACATCACCACCGATCGCATCCTCGACGCCGCCTACGACGAGCTGCTCCACTTCGGGGTCAAGGGCGTCAGCGTCGAGGACATCGCCAAGCGCGTCGGCGTCGCCCGGGTGACGATCTACCGCCGCTTCGCCAACAAGGACGCGCTGCTCGCGGCCGTCGCCCTGCGCGAAGGCCAGCGGTTGTTGGCCCGCGTCGACGCCGCCCTCGACGAGCACGCCAGCGTGGAAGAGCAAGTGGTCGAAGGCTTCACGGTGGCGTTCCAGGCGATCCGCAACCACCCGATCGTCAAGCGGATGCTGACGCGCGAGCCCGAACTCGTGACGGGGTTCCTCTCCACCGAGACGGCCGCCATCGTGGCGCTCCCGCGTGACTACATCGCGGCGCATCTGGCGCAGCGCCGACCCGAACTCGACGCCCGGCCCGTCGCCGAGCTGATAGTCCGCCTCGGCGCGTCCTTCGTGTTGCTGCCCGACAGCGTGATCAAGCTCAAGACCGCCGCCGACATTCGCACGTTCGCCCGCACCTACCTCGTGCCGTTGGTGACGCCATGA
- a CDS encoding Lrp/AsnC family transcriptional regulator: protein MALRDEIDRQIVALLVQDARRSFADIGEHVGLSAPAVKRRVDRLEDAGVILGYAARVDRNAEGKVTETFVELFCSGRTTPADIKALVEPFGQVIEAFTVSGEADALLMLRTRDMAEFEETLEAIRANSHVDRTKTVIVLSRLIDRA, encoded by the coding sequence GTGGCCCTACGAGACGAAATCGATCGCCAGATCGTGGCGTTGCTGGTGCAAGACGCCCGGCGGAGCTTCGCCGACATCGGCGAGCACGTGGGGTTGTCGGCACCCGCGGTCAAGCGCCGGGTCGACCGGCTCGAGGATGCAGGCGTGATCCTCGGCTACGCCGCCCGCGTCGACCGCAACGCCGAGGGCAAGGTCACCGAGACCTTCGTCGAGCTGTTCTGCTCAGGCCGCACGACCCCCGCCGACATCAAGGCCCTGGTCGAGCCGTTCGGTCAGGTGATCGAGGCGTTCACCGTCAGCGGCGAGGCCGACGCCCTGTTGATGCTGCGCACCCGCGACATGGCCGAGTTCGAGGAGACGCTCGAGGCGATCCGGGCGAACTCCCACGTCGACCGGACCAAGACCGTCATCGTCTTGTCACGGTTGATCGACCGGGCGTAG
- a CDS encoding arginine deiminase-related protein: MAMTSTAARHPQPGDAYRPRRVLMCRPDYFAVSYEINPWMHTGVPVDRRLAIRQWESIVRTYEALGHTVEFVEPVLGLPDMVFVANAGLVVGGCVYRARFRYRQRQGEEAPYTVWFRRHFDHVVRATEVNEGEGDFAVVGDTVFAGYGFRTDLAAHDELRAQLHVPVVSLRLVDPRFYHLDTALAVLRDDHVAYFPGAFDAASRAVLAERFPDAVLVDEHDAEAFGCNAMSDGHHVVVSAQATGFVESLRAAGYDPVPLDTSELRKAGGSVKCCTLELRENDHE; this comes from the coding sequence ATGGCAATGACTTCCACGGCTGCTCGCCACCCGCAGCCGGGCGACGCGTACCGCCCGCGGCGCGTGCTGATGTGCCGCCCCGACTATTTCGCCGTGTCCTACGAGATCAACCCGTGGATGCACACCGGCGTGCCCGTCGATCGCCGTCTCGCCATCCGCCAGTGGGAGTCGATCGTGCGCACCTACGAGGCGCTCGGCCACACCGTGGAGTTCGTCGAGCCGGTGCTCGGCCTGCCCGACATGGTCTTCGTCGCCAACGCCGGACTCGTGGTCGGCGGCTGCGTCTACCGCGCCAGGTTTCGCTACCGGCAGCGGCAGGGGGAAGAGGCGCCCTACACCGTGTGGTTCCGGCGCCACTTCGACCACGTGGTCCGGGCGACGGAGGTCAACGAGGGCGAGGGCGATTTCGCCGTCGTGGGCGACACCGTGTTCGCCGGGTACGGCTTCCGCACCGACCTCGCGGCCCATGACGAGCTGCGCGCGCAACTGCACGTGCCCGTCGTCAGCCTGCGCCTGGTCGACCCGCGCTTCTACCACCTCGACACCGCGCTGGCCGTCCTGCGCGACGACCACGTCGCCTACTTCCCCGGGGCGTTCGACGCCGCGTCGCGCGCCGTGCTGGCGGAACGCTTTCCTGACGCCGTGCTTGTCGACGAACACGACGCCGAGGCGTTCGGGTGCAACGCGATGAGCGACGGCCACCACGTCGTCGTGTCCGCACAGGCGACGGGTTTCGTCGAGTCACTGCGGGCCGCGGGCTACGACCCGGTGCCGCTCGACACCAGCGAGTTGCGCAAGGCGGGCGGCAGCGTGAAGTGCTGCACCCTGGAGCTTCGGGAGAACGACCATGAGTGA